One Pecten maximus chromosome 16, xPecMax1.1, whole genome shotgun sequence DNA window includes the following coding sequences:
- the LOC117344792 gene encoding acidic repeat-containing protein-like: MDVPVDTMDVPVDTMDVPVDTVDVPVDTMEIPMDVPVDTVDVTVDTMDVPVDTMDVPVDTVDVAVDTMDVPVDTVDVPVDSIDVPVDTMDVPVDTMDVPVDTIDVAVDTVDAPVDTMDVPVDNMDVPVDTVDVPVDSIDVPVDTMDVPVDTMDVPVDTVYVPVDTMDVPVDTMDVPVDTIDVPVDTIDVPVDTVDVPVDTIDVPVDTMDAAVDTMDVAVDTIDVPVDTIDVPVDTVDVPVDSIDVPVDTMDVPVDIMDTMDVPCGHYRLPCGHYGRPCGHYGLPCGHYGCPCVHYGCPCGQYECPCGQYGCPCGHYGCPCGQYG, encoded by the coding sequence ATGGATGTCCCTGTGGACACTATGGATGTCCCTGTGGACACTATGGACGTCCCTGTGGACACTGTGGATGTCCCTGTGGACACCATGGAGATCCCTATGGACGTCCCTGTGGACACTGTGGATGTCACTGTGGACACTATGGACGTCCCTGTGGACACTATGGACGTCCCTGTGGACACTGTGGATGTCGCTGTGGACACTATGGACGTCCCTGTGGACACTGTGGACGTCCCTGTGGACTCTATAGATGTCCCTGTGGACACTATGGATGTCCCTGTGGACACTATGGACGTCCCTGTGGACACTATTGATGTCGCTGTGGACACTGTGGATGCCCCTGTGGACACTATGGACGTCCCTGTGGACAATATGGACGTCCCTGTGGACACTGTGGACGTCCCTGTGGACTCTATAGATGTCCCTGTGGATACTATGGATGTCCCTGTGGACACTATGGACGTCCCTGTGGACACTGTGTATGTCCCTGTGGACACTATGGACGTCCCTGTGGACACTATGGACGTCCCTGTGGACACTATTGATGTCCCTGTGGACACTATTGATGTCCCTGTGGACACTGTGGATGTCCCTGTGGACACTATTGATGTCCCTGTGGACACTATGGATGCCGCTGTGGACACTATGGACGTCGCTGTGGACACTATTGATGTCCCTGTGGACACTATTGATGTCCCTGTGGACACTGTGGACGTCCCTGTGGACTCTATTGATGTCCCTGTGGACACCATGGATGTCCCTGTGGACATTATGGACACTATGGACGTCCCTTGTGGACACTATAGACTTCCCTGTGGACACTATGGACGTCCCTGTGGACACTATGGACTTCCCTGTGGACACTATGGATGTCCCTGTGTACACTATGGATGTCCCTGTGGACAATATGAATGTCCCTGTGGACAATATGGATGTCCCTGTGGACACTATGGATGTCCCTGTGGACAATATGGATGA